One Desulfovibrio fairfieldensis genomic window carries:
- the recA gene encoding recombinase RecA has product MAKKPALSPEDARAEALSTALSTIERKYGKGAVMKLSDDVQVDIPVIPTGSIGLDLALGVGGIPRGRVTEIFGPESSGKTTLTLHIIAECQKLGGTCAFVDAEHALDVAYARRLGVNTDELLISQPDYGEQALDIADMLVRSGAVDMVVIDSVAALIPQAELEGDMGETQVGGHARLMSHAMRRLTGTIHKSRTSVIFINQIRMKIGVQGYGSPETTTGGNALKFYSSVRMDIRRIQTLKDKDEAFGSRTKVKVVKNKVAPPFRIATFDILYGQGISRSGELLDLGIEAKIIEQSGSWFAFGSEKLGQGREKVRALLDENLDLRNQIEAKVIEFLGMHPKEFTPNAEDLDEGAAPLDSPATPEYE; this is encoded by the coding sequence ATGGCCAAAAAACCGGCCTTGAGCCCTGAAGACGCCCGCGCCGAAGCCCTGAGCACAGCGCTGTCCACCATTGAGCGCAAATACGGCAAGGGCGCGGTGATGAAATTATCCGACGACGTGCAGGTGGACATTCCCGTGATTCCCACGGGTTCCATCGGCCTGGATCTGGCCTTGGGCGTGGGCGGCATTCCGCGCGGGCGCGTCACGGAAATTTTCGGGCCCGAATCCTCGGGCAAAACCACGCTCACCCTGCACATCATCGCTGAATGTCAGAAGCTGGGGGGCACCTGCGCCTTTGTGGACGCCGAGCACGCCCTGGATGTGGCCTATGCCCGGCGCCTGGGCGTGAACACCGACGAACTGCTCATCTCCCAGCCGGATTACGGCGAACAGGCCCTGGACATCGCGGACATGCTGGTGCGCTCCGGCGCGGTGGATATGGTGGTCATCGACTCCGTGGCGGCCCTGATTCCCCAGGCCGAGCTGGAAGGCGACATGGGCGAAACCCAGGTGGGCGGCCATGCCCGGCTCATGTCCCACGCCATGCGCCGTCTCACCGGCACCATCCACAAATCGCGCACCTCGGTGATCTTCATCAACCAGATCCGCATGAAGATCGGCGTGCAGGGCTACGGCAGCCCTGAAACCACCACCGGCGGCAACGCGCTCAAGTTCTACTCCTCGGTGCGCATGGACATCCGCCGCATCCAGACCCTCAAGGACAAGGACGAGGCCTTCGGCTCGCGCACCAAGGTCAAGGTGGTCAAGAACAAGGTGGCCCCGCCCTTCCGCATCGCCACCTTTGACATCCTGTACGGCCAGGGCATTTCACGCTCCGGCGAGCTGCTGGATCTGGGCATTGAGGCCAAGATCATCGAGCAGAGCGGTTCATGGTTCGCTTTCGGTTCCGAAAAGCTGGGCCAGGGCCGGGAAAAGGTGCGCGCCCTGCTGGATGAAAACCTGGATCTGCGCAATCAGATTGAGGCCAAGGTCATCGAATTCCTGGGCATGCATCCCAAGGAGTTCACGCCCAACGCCGAGGATCTGGACGAAGGCGCCGCCCCGTTGGATTCCCCGGCCACGCCGGAATACGAGTAG
- a CDS encoding tRNA(5-methylaminomethyl-2-thiouridylate) methyltransferase produces the protein MTATPDVIVLFSGGLDSILAAKLLEDQGLKVRCLHCVSPFFGDEAALPRWRRLHNLDIASLDVSEDFAALLRRRPVHGFGKVMNPCVDCKILLLRHARLYMEAVGARLLASGEVLGQRPMSQRRDTLHVIPRDADVTGLLLRPLCARLLAPIPAEENGLVDRTRLLSISGRGRGEQLALAERFGLQEIPTPGGGCRLTERENARRYWPVLTRRADAAPSLARDFALANLGRQFWRQDDGRDYWLSVGRNNTDNKRLAAAAGPDDALLSLTGLPGPLGLARHGATWPRPLLEEAAALTASYAPKAVAVGGLTALRASWKNSALELAVPPQRAGTPWSEPSWEEVRAEIREEARLRREMPPRAAPGA, from the coding sequence ATGACTGCAACGCCGGACGTTATCGTACTTTTTTCCGGCGGCCTGGACAGCATCCTGGCCGCCAAGCTGCTGGAGGACCAGGGCCTGAAGGTGCGCTGCCTGCACTGTGTCTCGCCCTTTTTCGGGGATGAAGCCGCGTTGCCGCGCTGGCGGCGGCTGCATAATCTGGACATCGCCAGCCTGGACGTCAGCGAGGATTTCGCGGCCCTATTGCGCCGCCGCCCCGTTCACGGTTTCGGCAAGGTCATGAACCCCTGCGTGGACTGCAAGATCCTGCTGCTGCGCCACGCCCGCCTGTACATGGAGGCCGTGGGCGCGCGCCTGCTGGCCTCGGGCGAGGTGCTGGGCCAGCGCCCCATGTCCCAACGCCGCGACACCCTGCATGTGATCCCGCGCGACGCGGACGTGACCGGCCTGCTGCTGCGCCCGCTCTGCGCCCGGCTGCTGGCCCCCATCCCGGCCGAGGAAAACGGCCTGGTGGACCGCACACGCCTGCTGTCCATTTCCGGGCGCGGGCGCGGGGAACAACTGGCCCTGGCCGAGCGCTTCGGCCTTCAAGAAATTCCCACGCCCGGCGGCGGCTGCCGCCTGACCGAGCGGGAAAACGCCCGGCGCTACTGGCCCGTGCTCACGCGCCGCGCCGACGCCGCGCCGTCCCTGGCGCGGGATTTCGCCCTGGCGAATCTGGGGCGGCAATTCTGGCGGCAGGACGACGGGCGCGACTACTGGCTCAGCGTGGGCCGCAACAACACGGACAACAAGCGCCTGGCAGCGGCCGCCGGACCGGACGACGCCCTGCTCAGCCTGACGGGCCTGCCCGGCCCTCTGGGGCTGGCACGCCACGGCGCGACTTGGCCGCGTCCCCTGCTGGAGGAAGCCGCCGCCCTGACCGCCTCATATGCCCCCAAGGCCGTGGCCGTCGGCGGACTCACCGCCCTGCGCGCTTCCTGGAAGAACAGCGCCCTGGAACTGGCCGTCCCGCCGCAACGCGCGGGCACGCCCTGGTCCGAGCCTTCCTGGGAAGAGGTGCGGGCCGAAATCCGGGAAGAAGCGCGCCTCAGGCGGGAAATGCCGCCCCGTGCCGCCCCCGGGGCCTGA
- the dksA gene encoding RNA polymerase-binding protein DksA, translating into MDHKDLEFFRKLLSEMLEEAQQKGDSTIEELTDSNEVFADPADRATAESDRAFTLRIRDRERRLIRKIQAARQRIDDGTYGICEECGDEISIPRLKARPVTRLCINCKAKQEEDEHLRGD; encoded by the coding sequence ATGGATCACAAGGACCTTGAATTTTTCCGCAAACTCCTGTCCGAGATGCTGGAGGAAGCCCAACAGAAGGGCGACAGCACCATCGAGGAGTTGACCGACAGCAATGAAGTCTTCGCCGACCCGGCGGACCGGGCCACGGCCGAATCCGACCGCGCCTTTACCCTGCGCATCCGCGACCGCGAACGTCGTCTGATCCGCAAGATTCAGGCCGCCCGGCAACGCATCGACGACGGCACCTACGGCATCTGCGAGGAATGCGGCGATGAAATCAGCATTCCCCGTCTCAAAGCCCGGCCGGTGACGCGTCTGTGCATCAACTGCAAGGCGAAGCAGGAAGAGGACGAACATCTTCGAGGAGATTAG
- a CDS encoding NFACT RNA binding domain-containing protein — translation MPRRERDAPLLPPGSFPCSLARMDAHLFRRFCDLLLPLLTGARLEKLQEPAPGILTLTFYGSGRKRQLCLRFGRKEPFCFLTESRISTGHAPTAQLMRLRKYAADRRVAACVAQFWQRRLWLLLGGAAEPAPGTSLTWLLLDLREGASLHFLDAQDGPETEDARWPAPAELARARSDWRQWPVLTPTLRRSLERMEEPEQWALLEDLRVGGGDVFLYSAEGSDGLRDGCGGVRSATAWPLPPGLRGDLKEESGPDVLPLLERAGQSLVLERLAKDKAVAAALPLTRRGRKLDRLLDKLREEEARLTAMRAARTDALALRENLWRWPADLRAPLVNLPETEHGPARDIRLDPRYTVREAMERLFHTARRGQRGLEHLAQRRAALEAEAAALERARRESLAGISGGDAGKATSAAGSEEAMRRPLPGGLPKNVQLFISEDGFALLRGRDAKGNLAARKLAAPHDIWLHADNGPGSHVIIRRAHGGQPVPERTLDQAGGLAACKSWQRDAAVARIIYAEMRHVKPLRNAPAGTVRIDKVFASREVPVDHALETRLLPDA, via the coding sequence ATGCCGCGGCGGGAACGGGACGCGCCGCTGTTGCCGCCCGGCTCGTTCCCCTGTAGTCTCGCGCGCATGGACGCCCATCTTTTCCGCCGCTTCTGCGACCTGCTGCTCCCGTTGCTCACCGGCGCGCGCCTGGAAAAACTTCAGGAACCCGCGCCGGGCATCCTGACCCTGACTTTTTACGGTTCGGGCCGCAAACGTCAGCTCTGCCTGCGCTTCGGGCGCAAGGAACCCTTCTGCTTTCTGACCGAAAGCCGGATCAGCACGGGGCACGCGCCCACGGCGCAGCTTATGCGCCTGCGCAAATACGCGGCCGACCGCCGGGTGGCCGCCTGCGTGGCGCAGTTCTGGCAGCGCAGGCTCTGGCTGTTGCTGGGCGGAGCAGCCGAGCCCGCGCCGGGCACAAGCCTGACCTGGCTGTTGCTGGACCTGCGCGAGGGCGCGTCCCTGCATTTCCTGGACGCCCAGGACGGGCCGGAGACGGAAGACGCGCGCTGGCCCGCGCCGGCCGAACTGGCCCGCGCCCGCAGCGACTGGCGGCAGTGGCCCGTGCTCACGCCCACCCTGCGCCGCAGCCTGGAGCGGATGGAAGAGCCCGAACAGTGGGCCCTGCTGGAAGATCTGCGCGTGGGTGGGGGCGATGTTTTTCTCTACAGCGCGGAGGGATCTGACGGGCTTCGGGACGGTTGCGGGGGCGTCCGCTCCGCCACGGCCTGGCCCCTGCCGCCTGGCCTGCGCGGGGATTTAAAGGAGGAAAGCGGCCCGGACGTCCTGCCCCTGCTGGAGCGGGCCGGGCAAAGTCTGGTGCTGGAGCGTCTGGCCAAGGACAAGGCCGTGGCCGCCGCCCTGCCTCTGACCCGACGCGGCCGCAAGCTGGATCGCCTGCTGGACAAACTGCGGGAGGAAGAAGCCCGGCTCACGGCCATGCGCGCGGCCCGGACCGACGCCCTGGCCCTGCGGGAAAACCTCTGGCGCTGGCCTGCGGATTTACGCGCGCCCCTTGTCAATCTGCCGGAAACGGAACACGGCCCGGCGAGAGATATCAGGCTGGACCCGCGCTATACAGTGCGCGAAGCCATGGAACGGCTTTTTCACACAGCCCGGCGCGGGCAGCGCGGCCTGGAGCATCTGGCCCAACGCCGCGCGGCTCTGGAAGCCGAGGCCGCGGCCCTGGAACGCGCCCGCCGGGAAAGTCTGGCGGGCATATCAGGCGGGGATGCGGGCAAGGCGACTTCAGCCGCCGGTTCAGAAGAAGCAATGCGCCGGCCCCTGCCCGGCGGCCTGCCCAAAAACGTGCAGCTCTTTATCAGCGAGGACGGCTTCGCCCTGCTGCGGGGCCGCGACGCCAAGGGCAATCTGGCGGCGCGCAAGCTGGCGGCGCCCCATGATATCTGGCTGCACGCCGACAACGGCCCCGGCTCGCATGTGATCATCCGGCGGGCCCATGGCGGCCAGCCCGTGCCCGAGCGCACCCTGGACCAGGCCGGAGGCCTGGCGGCCTGCAAGAGCTGGCAGCGCGACGCGGCCGTCGCGCGCATCATCTATGCCGAAATGCGCCATGTGAAGCCCCTGCGCAACGCCCCGGCGGGCACCGTGCGGATAGACAAGGTATTCGCCTCCCGCGAGGTGCCCGTGGACCATGCGCTGGAAACGCGCCTGCTGCCCGACGCATAG
- a CDS encoding YbaK/EbsC family protein: MRVDAVREFLERHGLGAAYRQFEVSSATVDLAAAAVGCEPGRIAKTLSLLGKDGPLVLVVMGTARLDNRKFKDVFHQKAHFIKAEDVESLVGHPMGGVCPFALPEGVPVYLDASLKNFDPVYPAAGAPNNAVEISLADLERVTGGVWVDVCKAE, from the coding sequence ATGCGGGTGGATGCGGTACGGGAATTTCTGGAGCGGCACGGGCTGGGCGCGGCCTACCGTCAGTTCGAGGTTTCCAGCGCCACGGTGGATCTGGCGGCTGCCGCCGTGGGCTGCGAGCCTGGGCGCATCGCCAAGACCCTCTCCCTGCTGGGCAAGGACGGCCCGCTGGTGCTGGTGGTCATGGGCACGGCCAGGCTGGACAACCGCAAGTTCAAGGACGTTTTTCACCAGAAGGCCCATTTCATCAAGGCCGAGGACGTGGAAAGCCTGGTGGGGCATCCCATGGGCGGGGTCTGCCCCTTTGCCCTGCCCGAGGGCGTGCCCGTATACCTGGACGCAAGCCTGAAGAACTTCGACCCGGTCTATCCGGCGGCGGGCGCGCCCAATAACGCCGTGGAAATCTCCCTGGCGGACCTGGAGCGCGTCACCGGCGGCGTCTGGGTGGACGTCTGCAAGGCGGAGTGA
- a CDS encoding DMT family transporter — protein MLYILLMLLAGCMIAMQSPINAALSRTVGVLESSLISFAVGTLFLALAVFFFGRGQLPRVTETPPWQWIGGILGAVMVLNTIIAVPRIGVLTTVLAMIFGNLVMAAVIDNFGWFGLPVTPFGWRRLAGFALVLAGLLLVFRR, from the coding sequence ATGTTGTATATTCTGCTGATGCTGCTGGCCGGCTGCATGATCGCCATGCAGTCGCCTATCAACGCGGCCTTGAGCCGCACGGTGGGCGTGCTGGAAAGCAGCCTGATTTCTTTTGCGGTCGGCACGCTCTTTCTGGCTCTGGCGGTGTTCTTCTTCGGCCGGGGCCAGCTGCCCCGCGTGACGGAAACGCCGCCCTGGCAATGGATCGGCGGCATTCTGGGCGCGGTCATGGTGCTCAACACCATTATCGCCGTGCCGCGCATCGGCGTGCTGACTACCGTGCTGGCCATGATTTTCGGCAATCTGGTCATGGCGGCGGTTATCGACAATTTCGGCTGGTTCGGCCTGCCGGTGACGCCCTTCGGCTGGCGGCGTCTGGCGGGCTTTGCCCTGGTGCTGGCGGGACTGCTGCTGGTGTTCCGGCGCTAG
- a CDS encoding carbohydrate kinase family protein codes for MSIYVSGSLAFDRIMTFPGNFQDHILMDKLHMINVSFMVDGMDERRGGCAGNIAYSLALLDEKPVIVAAAGRDFVPYAEALSTLGLPLDGIRRDADIFTALCYITTDMNSNQITGFYPGAMTLPAQYSFPDLDPDTDIAIVSPGNVEDMRRLPAFYKEKGVPYIYDPGQQLPVLSGADLLSAIEGSLACITNDYELNMICKATGKSEDELLGRTLWLVTTLGAEGALVRGADGTEVRIAPVPPTGVVDPTGAGDAHRAGLLKGLTHGLPMPEAAKLGSVSASFALEKMGTQEHIYTPARFRERYEAVFGALPEGLLP; via the coding sequence ATGTCCATCTATGTTTCCGGTTCCCTGGCCTTTGACCGCATCATGACTTTTCCCGGCAATTTTCAGGATCACATCCTGATGGACAAGCTGCACATGATCAACGTCAGCTTCATGGTGGACGGCATGGACGAGCGGCGCGGCGGTTGCGCGGGCAATATCGCCTATTCCCTGGCCCTGCTCGACGAAAAACCGGTCATCGTGGCCGCCGCCGGGCGCGACTTCGTGCCCTACGCCGAAGCCCTGAGCACGCTGGGCCTGCCCCTGGACGGCATCCGGCGCGACGCGGACATTTTCACCGCGCTCTGCTACATCACCACGGACATGAACAGCAACCAGATCACCGGCTTCTACCCCGGCGCCATGACCCTGCCCGCCCAATACTCTTTCCCCGATCTGGACCCGGATACGGACATCGCCATCGTCTCGCCCGGCAATGTGGAGGACATGCGCCGCCTGCCCGCCTTCTACAAGGAAAAGGGCGTGCCGTATATTTACGATCCCGGTCAGCAGCTGCCCGTGCTTTCCGGCGCGGACCTGCTGTCGGCCATTGAGGGCTCGCTGGCCTGCATTACCAACGACTACGAACTGAATATGATCTGCAAGGCCACGGGCAAGAGCGAGGACGAGCTGCTGGGCCGCACCCTCTGGCTGGTGACCACCTTGGGGGCGGAAGGCGCGCTGGTGCGCGGGGCCGACGGCACGGAAGTGCGCATTGCGCCGGTGCCGCCCACGGGCGTGGTGGACCCCACGGGCGCGGGCGACGCCCACCGCGCGGGCCTGCTCAAGGGCCTGACCCACGGCCTGCCCATGCCCGAGGCCGCCAAACTGGGTTCGGTGAGCGCCAGCTTCGCCCTGGAAAAGATGGGCACCCAGGAGCACATCTATACCCCGGCCCGGTTCCGGGAGCGCTATGAGGCGGTATTTGGGGCGCTGCCCGAGGGACTGCTGCCGTAG
- the cutA gene encoding divalent-cation tolerance protein CutA yields the protein MSFLVYVTVPHEREALDLARMLVEARLAAGVNVLPGARSVYRWQGEVREAGECLLLAQVSRAAFEDFCAAVRRAHSYEVPCIVALPLEAGHQPFLRWIEENSLPSVG from the coding sequence ATGTCCTTTCTGGTTTACGTCACCGTGCCCCATGAGCGGGAAGCCCTGGACCTGGCCCGTATGCTGGTGGAAGCCCGGCTGGCGGCGGGCGTCAACGTGCTGCCCGGCGCGCGGTCGGTCTACCGCTGGCAAGGCGAGGTGCGCGAAGCCGGGGAATGCCTGCTGCTGGCCCAGGTCAGCCGTGCGGCTTTTGAGGATTTTTGCGCGGCTGTGCGCCGCGCGCACAGCTACGAAGTGCCCTGTATTGTGGCCCTGCCCCTGGAGGCCGGACACCAGCCCTTTTTGCGCTGGATTGAGGAAAACAGCCTGCCGTCCGTGGGGTAG
- a CDS encoding response regulator, with translation MSSRNLRTLGLCAITACYVAFVVVVMYRMGESTATLYEHPYMVSREAREMKARIYEMRNTFPTMLATPDLAPEKFEEILSRQEKAQNDSMARIKTLYLGDKEDLSALEGALHDFRQSRRRAVQVAAGAGLATFDEVNAYYKREVLPYLDTLDSVLDRFGKSADLRGAAILADMDRTRIFSILVTMLMGGLIIWLIAFTNRLERKKNKEIAYREKLFNLLAENIDEVFFIARSKENFEYISSNSKRIIGLDSNELYRDNNTLYSLLPPDVGGWLRAVFSDGSLRGPVERDVALAENGRQFKIRVYPVYQDGALERYITVLADQTDAIGYQRTLSDALESARNANVAKSNFLSHMSHEIRTPMNAIIGMTTIAMSRLDDRARLEDCLGKIAQSSRHLLGLINDVLDMSKIEGGRLSIAHEPFNFRLSLQGIVNLIQPQIQEQGQNFEVSLSEVDEEELNGDAMRLNQILINLLSNAVKFTPRGGSIRLDIRQVHKNRNNVRFRFIIRDTGIGMSEEFISRLYMPFEQATASTASKFGGTGLGMAITKNLVSLLGGMISVKSKEGRGTEFTVELPFGLSGRQTSRELSALDPLKVLVVDDDPGTCEHASLLLGRMGLRARWVLTGKEAVDLILRARECGDDYDVCLIDWQMPDMDGVETARRIRREVGPETLIIIISAYDWSPIEREAREAGVNAFINKPFFASTLHDTLLSITRHAPAKAEVSVPNRREYDFSGRRILLVEDNEFNREVAKEFLEMTGAAVECAGDGREALEKFTSSEPGHYALILMDVQMPVMSGYEATRAIRASDHAEAETIHILAMTANAFSEDIAAAVAAGMNGHLAKPIDVAALYRLIASHLEG, from the coding sequence ATGTCCTCAAGAAACCTGCGGACGCTGGGCCTTTGCGCCATCACGGCCTGTTATGTGGCCTTTGTGGTTGTCGTCATGTACCGGATGGGAGAGTCAACGGCGACGCTCTATGAGCATCCATATATGGTTTCACGCGAGGCGCGTGAAATGAAAGCCCGCATATATGAGATGCGGAACACGTTTCCCACCATGCTCGCCACGCCTGATCTGGCCCCCGAGAAGTTCGAAGAAATACTGAGCCGGCAGGAGAAGGCGCAGAATGATTCCATGGCAAGGATCAAGACTCTCTATCTGGGCGACAAAGAGGATCTGAGCGCTCTGGAAGGGGCATTGCATGATTTCCGGCAGTCCCGGAGGCGGGCGGTCCAGGTGGCTGCCGGCGCCGGGCTCGCAACGTTTGACGAGGTAAACGCCTACTACAAGCGTGAGGTGCTTCCGTATCTGGACACGCTGGACAGCGTGCTGGACCGTTTCGGCAAATCCGCCGACCTCAGGGGCGCGGCGATTCTAGCCGATATGGACAGGACAAGAATTTTCTCCATTCTGGTTACCATGCTGATGGGGGGGCTGATCATCTGGCTGATCGCTTTCACAAACAGGCTTGAGCGCAAGAAAAACAAGGAGATAGCGTACCGCGAGAAACTCTTCAACCTGTTGGCCGAAAATATTGATGAAGTTTTTTTCATTGCCCGCAGCAAAGAAAATTTTGAATACATCAGCTCCAACAGCAAGCGCATCATCGGCCTGGACTCGAACGAACTGTACCGGGACAACAATACGTTATATTCCCTGCTGCCGCCCGATGTGGGCGGCTGGCTGCGGGCCGTTTTCAGCGACGGAAGCCTGCGCGGCCCGGTGGAACGGGATGTCGCGCTTGCGGAGAACGGGCGGCAATTCAAAATCCGGGTCTACCCCGTTTACCAGGACGGCGCGCTGGAGCGTTATATTACGGTTTTGGCCGACCAGACCGACGCCATCGGCTATCAGCGGACACTGAGCGACGCCCTTGAAAGCGCGCGTAACGCCAATGTCGCCAAAAGCAATTTTCTTTCGCACATGTCCCATGAGATCCGCACGCCCATGAACGCCATCATCGGCATGACCACCATTGCCATGAGCAGGCTGGATGACCGGGCCCGTCTTGAGGATTGCCTCGGCAAAATCGCCCAGTCCTCGCGCCATCTGCTCGGCCTCATCAACGATGTGCTCGACATGTCCAAGATTGAGGGGGGCAGACTGTCCATTGCGCACGAGCCGTTCAATTTTCGCTTGTCTCTCCAGGGGATCGTGAATCTCATTCAGCCGCAGATCCAGGAACAGGGACAGAATTTCGAGGTCTCCCTGTCTGAAGTTGATGAGGAAGAGCTGAACGGCGACGCCATGCGTCTGAATCAGATTCTGATCAACCTCCTTTCCAACGCCGTCAAGTTCACGCCCAGGGGCGGCTCCATCCGGCTGGATATCCGGCAAGTTCATAAAAACCGTAATAATGTCCGGTTCCGCTTCATTATCCGCGATACGGGCATCGGCATGAGCGAGGAATTCATCAGCCGCCTGTATATGCCCTTTGAACAGGCCACGGCTTCCACCGCTTCAAAGTTCGGCGGCACGGGGCTCGGCATGGCCATCACCAAAAACCTTGTTTCCCTGCTGGGCGGCATGATTTCGGTAAAAAGCAAGGAGGGCAGGGGCACGGAATTTACCGTGGAGCTTCCCTTCGGCCTGAGCGGCCGCCAAACCTCACGGGAATTATCCGCTCTGGACCCGCTCAAGGTGCTGGTGGTGGATGACGACCCCGGCACCTGCGAGCATGCCTCGCTGTTGCTGGGCCGGATGGGTCTGCGCGCCAGATGGGTGCTCACCGGCAAGGAGGCCGTGGATCTCATCCTGCGGGCGCGTGAATGCGGCGATGATTACGACGTTTGCCTTATTGACTGGCAGATGCCCGACATGGACGGCGTGGAGACAGCGCGGCGCATCCGCCGGGAAGTCGGGCCGGAAACGCTGATCATTATCATCAGCGCCTATGACTGGTCTCCCATTGAGCGGGAGGCGCGCGAGGCCGGAGTCAATGCCTTTATCAACAAGCCGTTTTTCGCCTCCACCTTGCACGACACGCTTCTTTCCATAACGCGGCATGCCCCGGCAAAGGCCGAAGTGAGCGTTCCCAACCGCCGGGAATATGACTTTTCCGGAAGGCGGATCCTGCTGGTCGAGGACAATGAGTTCAACCGGGAAGTCGCCAAGGAGTTCCTGGAAATGACGGGGGCCGCCGTCGAGTGCGCCGGGGACGGCAGGGAGGCTCTGGAAAAATTCACTTCTTCCGAGCCCGGGCACTATGCCCTTATTCTTATGGATGTGCAGATGCCGGTCATGAGCGGCTATGAGGCCACACGGGCCATCCGCGCCTCGGACCACGCGGAGGCGGAAACAATCCACATTCTTGCCATGACCGCCAATGCCTTTAGCGAGGACATCGCGGCCGCAGTGGCGGCGGGCATGAACGGCCATCTGGCCAAACCCATCGACGTGGCCGCCCTGTACCGGCTGATTGCCTCGCATCTTGAAGGCTGA
- a CDS encoding Hpt domain-containing protein: MDQDRKTRLEEGGINLSGALERFMGNEPMLERYLGKFLTEKSYAQLLEAVAADDREAACIAAHSLKSVCGTLGCESMQKLVLRQEQCIRTGNWDEAVTMMPEITSSYNGICAALRA, translated from the coding sequence ATGGATCAGGACAGGAAAACACGGCTGGAAGAGGGTGGGATCAATCTGAGCGGCGCTCTGGAGCGTTTTATGGGTAATGAACCCATGCTCGAGCGCTATCTGGGAAAATTTCTTACTGAAAAAAGTTATGCCCAACTGCTGGAGGCCGTTGCGGCCGATGACCGGGAGGCGGCGTGCATCGCGGCGCATTCGCTGAAAAGCGTCTGCGGCACCCTGGGCTGCGAAAGCATGCAAAAGCTGGTGCTGCGGCAGGAGCAGTGCATCCGCACAGGCAACTGGGATGAAGCCGTCACAATGATGCCGGAGATTACAAGCAGCTACAACGGAATCTGCGCGGCTCTGCGCGCGTAG
- a CDS encoding HD domain-containing phosphohydrolase — protein MNREVLANIFAAAHSIETAENGREGLDKLRMRRREVCAVLLDVVMPVMGGLAMLEELGRENVVNQIPVFLITGETDDRVIKKAYDLGVMDVIPKPVSPHIVRRRVNSVIELFVARERFADTVDRQKAEIQWQAERILKLNMGMIASLATAIEFRSGESGEHVRRIHDITRLFLTRSPLGEGFSEDAIEHISLAAIMHDVGKISVPDAILNKPGRLTAEEFDIMKTHTTEGCRLLAQIPQMRELPFFDCAYDIARHHHERWDGGGYPDGLRGGDISLWAQIVSIADVYDALVSKRVYKEAYGCDKAVEMISGGACGVFNPRLLECFQAIEGRIRNLYLTGAADAGE, from the coding sequence ATGAACCGCGAGGTGCTGGCGAACATTTTCGCGGCGGCTCATTCCATTGAAACGGCGGAGAACGGCAGGGAAGGCCTTGATAAACTGCGGATGCGCAGGCGGGAAGTCTGCGCTGTTCTTCTTGATGTGGTTATGCCTGTGATGGGAGGCCTCGCCATGCTGGAGGAACTCGGCAGAGAAAATGTGGTCAACCAGATCCCCGTATTTCTCATCACGGGCGAAACGGACGACCGCGTCATCAAGAAGGCCTATGATCTCGGCGTGATGGATGTCATCCCCAAGCCTGTTTCTCCCCACATCGTGCGGCGCCGCGTCAACTCCGTCATCGAACTTTTTGTGGCGCGTGAGCGTTTCGCGGATACTGTCGACCGGCAAAAGGCTGAAATACAGTGGCAGGCCGAGCGCATCCTCAAGCTGAACATGGGGATGATAGCCTCCCTGGCCACGGCCATTGAATTCCGCAGCGGCGAATCCGGCGAGCATGTCCGGCGGATTCACGACATTACCAGGCTCTTTCTTACGCGTTCCCCGCTGGGAGAAGGCTTTTCGGAGGATGCGATTGAGCATATTTCCCTGGCCGCCATCATGCATGACGTGGGGAAAATATCCGTTCCCGACGCCATACTGAATAAGCCCGGGCGGCTTACCGCCGAAGAATTTGACATCATGAAGACGCACACCACCGAGGGCTGCCGCCTTCTGGCGCAAATTCCCCAGATGCGTGAGCTTCCCTTTTTTGACTGTGCCTATGACATCGCCCGGCATCATCATGAGCGCTGGGACGGGGGCGGCTATCCGGACGGGCTCAGGGGCGGCGATATTTCCCTCTGGGCGCAGATTGTCTCCATTGCCGACGTTTACGACGCCCTGGTCAGCAAACGGGTGTACAAAGAGGCCTATGGTTGCGACAAGGCGGTCGAGATGATTTCCGGCGGGGCGTGCGGCGTCTTTAATCCTCGGCTTCTGGAGTGTTTTCAGGCTATTGAAGGCCGGATACGCAATCTTTACCTGACCGGCGCGGCGGATGCCGGGGAATGA